A single Cnuibacter physcomitrellae DNA region contains:
- a CDS encoding polyprenyl synthetase family protein, protein MDAHGLLALSERRTHLVDEVLERFFAEQRRRARGIGEAYSTLWETLERNSAGGKRFRPRMVMAAYESLGGQDLESAATVGAAFELLHTALIVHDDVIDRDFVRRGSPNVSGSYRDIATTAGIPIPIAEHRGMSVAVIAGDLALFYAYRLIDSGGLSEQVRRRVVDVLDESMFLSAAGELYDVDFSIRPGVPPVEEIVEMERLKTAMYSFEGPLRAGALLAGAREEAVVALGDFGRGIGIAFQIVDDLLGVFGDEEATGKSNLGDLREGKSTVLLAHAVTRPEWQEVAHLVGDPTLTLEQADRIRAVLEATGSRRFAEALARDYANRAWEALASPALTSRVRDEFRPVVAGVLERVR, encoded by the coding sequence GTGGACGCACACGGCCTCCTGGCTCTCTCCGAACGGCGCACGCACCTGGTCGACGAGGTGCTCGAGCGCTTCTTCGCCGAGCAACGTCGCCGAGCCCGGGGGATCGGCGAGGCCTACAGCACACTCTGGGAGACGCTCGAACGCAACTCTGCGGGCGGCAAGCGGTTCCGTCCGCGCATGGTCATGGCGGCCTACGAGTCTCTCGGAGGGCAGGACCTCGAGTCGGCGGCGACCGTCGGCGCCGCGTTCGAGCTGCTCCACACGGCGCTCATCGTGCACGACGACGTCATCGACCGCGACTTCGTGCGGCGGGGGAGCCCGAACGTGTCGGGAAGCTACCGCGACATCGCGACCACCGCCGGCATCCCGATCCCGATCGCGGAGCACCGCGGGATGTCGGTGGCCGTGATCGCCGGCGATCTCGCGCTCTTCTACGCCTACCGGCTGATCGACTCCGGAGGCCTGTCCGAGCAGGTACGCCGTCGTGTGGTCGACGTGCTGGACGAGTCGATGTTCCTCTCCGCGGCGGGCGAGCTCTACGACGTCGACTTCTCGATCCGCCCGGGCGTCCCGCCGGTGGAGGAGATCGTCGAGATGGAGCGCCTGAAGACGGCGATGTACTCCTTCGAAGGTCCGCTGCGGGCCGGCGCGCTCCTCGCGGGCGCGCGAGAGGAGGCGGTCGTCGCGTTGGGCGACTTCGGCCGCGGCATCGGCATCGCCTTCCAGATCGTCGACGACCTCCTCGGCGTCTTCGGCGACGAGGAGGCGACCGGCAAGTCGAACCTCGGCGACCTCCGCGAGGGGAAGAGCACGGTGCTCCTCGCGCACGCGGTGACCCGCCCCGAGTGGCAGGAGGTCGCCCACCTCGTCGGCGACCCCACGCTGACGCTCGAGCAGGCCGACCGCATCCGCGCCGTGCTGGAGGCGACCGGCTCCCGCCGCTTCGCCGAGGCGCTCGCGCGCGACTACGCCAACCGCGCCTGGGAGGCGCTGGCCTCACCGGCGCTCACGAGCCGTGTCCGCGA
- the idi gene encoding isopentenyl-diphosphate Delta-isomerase, protein MVQTTEQVVLLSDDGEAIGTADKATVHTEDTPLHLAFSCHVFDDEGRMLVTRRALHKRTWPGVWTNSFCGHPAPGEDIVDAVHRRAADELGMTLEGVEPVLPDFRYLAVDASGIVENEVCPVYTARVSGSFDPHRDEVMEWRWVDPADLRVAVSAASWAFSPWLALQLDRLHPDPAQSVPAL, encoded by the coding sequence ATGGTGCAGACGACCGAGCAGGTGGTCCTCCTCTCCGACGACGGCGAGGCCATCGGCACCGCCGACAAGGCCACCGTGCACACGGAGGACACCCCGCTGCACCTCGCCTTCTCGTGCCACGTCTTCGACGACGAGGGCCGGATGCTGGTCACCCGACGCGCGCTCCACAAGCGCACCTGGCCCGGAGTCTGGACGAACTCGTTCTGCGGACACCCGGCGCCGGGGGAGGACATCGTCGACGCCGTCCACCGCCGCGCCGCCGACGAGCTCGGCATGACGCTCGAGGGCGTCGAGCCGGTGCTGCCCGACTTCCGCTACCTCGCGGTCGACGCCTCGGGCATCGTCGAGAACGAGGTCTGCCCTGTCTACACCGCCCGCGTGTCGGGCTCGTTCGACCCCCACCGCGACGAGGTGATGGAGTGGCGCTGGGTCGACCCGGCGGACCTCCGCGTCGCGGTCTCCGCCGCGAGCTGGGCGTTCAGCCCCTGGCTCGCCCTGCAGCTCGACCGCCTCCACCCCGACCCCGCCCAGTCCGTCCCGGCCCTCTGA
- a CDS encoding NAD(P)-dependent oxidoreductase, producing the protein MSELRVGVLPETNDRVERAVREAGGSVVEVREGERLDGLVVWFGTRPDDLERTLEAHPEASWVQLPSAGIEKYAGSLRAHLELAWTSAKGAYAEPVAEHALALTLALLRLLPERARATSWGEVAGTSLHGLEVVVVGAGGVGLEIVRLMKGFRTTVTVVRRSDAPAEGADRTVTSDRLAEVLAHADVVVVAAALTDGTRRLLDADALALLQPHAVVVNIARGGLIDTDALVSALREERIAGAALDVTDPEPLPDGHPLWTEPRALITPHTADTPAMIEPLLADRIGRNVAARRAGSPLEGVVDPRAGY; encoded by the coding sequence ATGAGCGAGCTGCGCGTCGGTGTCCTGCCCGAGACGAACGACAGGGTGGAACGCGCCGTCCGCGAGGCGGGAGGGAGCGTGGTCGAGGTCCGGGAGGGGGAGCGGCTCGACGGGCTGGTGGTCTGGTTCGGGACCCGCCCCGACGACCTGGAGCGCACGCTGGAGGCGCATCCGGAGGCGTCGTGGGTGCAGCTGCCGAGTGCCGGGATCGAGAAGTACGCCGGGTCGCTGCGCGCGCATCTGGAGCTCGCCTGGACGAGCGCGAAGGGCGCGTACGCGGAACCCGTCGCCGAGCACGCGCTGGCCCTGACGCTCGCGCTGCTGAGACTGCTGCCCGAACGGGCGCGCGCGACGAGCTGGGGCGAGGTGGCCGGGACGAGCCTGCACGGGCTGGAGGTCGTCGTGGTCGGCGCCGGGGGAGTGGGGCTCGAGATCGTGCGGCTGATGAAGGGATTCCGGACCACCGTGACCGTCGTGCGCCGCAGCGACGCTCCGGCCGAGGGCGCCGACCGCACCGTGACGAGCGACCGCCTCGCCGAGGTGCTCGCCCACGCCGACGTGGTCGTGGTCGCCGCCGCGCTCACGGACGGCACCCGGCGCCTGCTCGACGCCGACGCACTCGCCCTGCTGCAGCCTCACGCGGTGGTCGTCAACATCGCGCGCGGCGGGCTGATCGACACGGATGCGCTGGTCAGCGCCCTGCGGGAGGAGCGGATCGCGGGCGCGGCGCTCGACGTGACGGATCCGGAGCCGCTGCCCGACGGGCATCCGCTGTGGACCGAGCCGCGCGCGCTCATCACCCCGCACACGGCGGACACGCCGGCGATGATCGAACCCCTCCTCGCCGACCGCATCGGCCGCAACGTGGCCGCGCGCCGGGCCGGCTCGCCCCTCGAGGGTGTCGTCGACCCGCGCGCGGGCTACTGA